A window from Purpureocillium takamizusanense chromosome 3, complete sequence encodes these proteins:
- the GGA2 gene encoding ARF-binding protein (BUSCO:EOG09261KZ6~COG:U~EggNog:ENOG503NV9I), whose amino-acid sequence MEAASARAAARDRWTEFGRAPSQLQRYISSACSPDNYEPNLALNLEICDLINSKKGSAPREAATAIVGYINHRNPNVALLALHLLDNCVKNCGYPFHLQISTKEFLNELVRRFPERPPIRATRVQAKILEAIEEWRVTICDTSRYKEDLGFIRDMHRLLSYKGYMFPEVRREDAAVLNPSDNLKSAEEMEEEEKEAHSAKLQELIRRGAPEDLREANRLMKIMAGYDTRSKTDYRAKAAEEIGKIQAKARLLEERLEAFKPGDKMTDGDVFSELASALQSAHPKIQKMCEEESEDHEAVAKLFEINDSIHRTVERYKLMKKGDMEGAAKVAAGGPAPSQTASVGAAANELSLIDFDAEAAGTNGSNGASQSTSQAGGLENDLLGLDIGGESSTYGQGGTIALGFGANQNIPGPALLSSMTEDSSAKGNLTNQTPPFSQFASFSTPLASQSTTPQPAAQQQPKPPAPVPAMDPFASLAASNTPPPPKPTVSNDDDEWNFTSSLPPEAPLKPREHKSVVSDSNLKTEFLAKRAGASNSINILFAFTNNTAQPISELHFQLAVTKGYELQLKPQSGRELAPKQSRGVTQEVDVWHSGNRAQKVESVKLRWRAAYKVGAEQKSEMGEIPEFSIA is encoded by the exons ATGGAGGCCGCATCTGCTCGCGCGGCTGCCCGCGACCGCTGGACCGAGTTTGGCCGCGCGCCTTCGCAGCTCCAGCGCTACATCTCGAGCGCGTGCAGCCCCGACAACTACGAGCCCAATCTCGCCCTTAATCTTGAGATATGCGACCTGATAAACAGCAAGAAGGGGAGCGCCCCGCGCGAGGCTGCCACCGCCATTGTCGGCTACATCAACCATCGGAACCCCAACGTGgctctcctcgccctccatcTACTCGACAATTGCGTCAAAAACTGCGGATATCCTTTCCACCTACAGATCAGCACCAAAGAGTTCCTCAATGAGCTCGTCCGCAGGTTTCCCGAGCGGCCTCCGATCCGGGCCACTCGCGTCCAGGCAAagatcctcgaggccatcgaggaaTGGCGCGTCACCATTTGCGACACGAGCCGCTACAAAGAGGACTTGGGCTTTATTCGCGACATGCACCGACTACTGAGCTACAAGGGCTACATGTTCCCCGAGGTTCGGCGTGAAGATGCCGCTGTGCTGAATCCTAGTGAT AACCTCAAGTccgccgaggagatggaagaggaggagaaggaggcccACTCAGCCAAGCTCCAGGAGCTCatccggcgcggcgccccggAAGACCTTCGCGAAGCCAACCGCCTCATGAAGATCATGGCCGGCTACGACACCCGATCCAAAACGGATTACCGcgccaaggctgccgaggaAATTGGGAAGATCCAGGCCAAGGCCCGGTTactcgaggagcgcctcgaggcctTCAAGCCGGGCGACAAGATGACTGACGGCGACGTATTCAGCGAGCTCGCCTCGGCACTGCAGAGCGCGCACCCCAAGATCCAAAAGATGTGTGAGGAGGAGTCGGAGGACCACGAGGCTGTGGCGAAGCTATTCGAAATCAACGACAGCATACACCGCACCGTTGAGCGATACAAGCTGATGAAGAAGGGAGACATGGAAGGTGCCGCCAAGGTAGCAGCTGGGGGTCCTGCGCCGTCGCAAACCGCCTCCGTAGGTGCCGCGGCCAACGAGCTGTCGCTGATAGATTTCGATGCCGAAGCCGCGGGAACCAATGGAAGCAATGGCGCCTCGCAAAGCACATCTCAAGCCGGTGGACTGGAGAACGACCTTTTGGGCCTCGACATTGGCGGCGAGTCCAGCACGTACGGGCAGGGCGGAACTATTGCCCTCGGATTTGGCGCCAACCAAA ATATCCCAGGCCCGGCCCTGCTCTCCTCCATGACTGAAGACAGCAGCGCAAAGGGCAACCTGACCAACCAGACACCGCCATTCTCGCAGTTCGCCTCCTTCTCGACCCCTCTTGCCTCTCAGtcaacgacgccgcagcctgctgctcagcagcaaccgaagccgccggcgcccgtaCCGGCCATGGACCCGTTTGCTTCactcgccgcctccaacacgccgccgccgccgaaacCAACCGTGTCaaacgatgacgacgaatGGAACTTTACGTCGTCATTGCCACCTGAGGCCCCGTTGAAGCCGAGAGAGCACAAGTCTGTCGTTAGCGACAGCAACCTTAAGACAGAATTCTTGGCCAAGCGAGCTGGAGCCAGCAACTCCATCAACATTCTCTTTGCCTTCACGAATAACACGGCTCAACCCATCTCTGAGCTGCACTTCCAACTAGCCGTCACGAAG GGATacgagctgcagctcaaGCCCCAATCCGGTCGGGAGCTCGCACCCAAGCAGAGCCGCGGCGTCACGCAGGAGGTGGACGTGTGGCACTCGGGCAATCGCGCGCAAAAGGTCGAGTCAGTGAAGCTCAGATGGCGCGCTGCGTACaaggtcggcgccgagcagaAGAGCGAGATGGGCGAAATTCCCGAGTTTAGCATCGCATGA
- the IFM1 gene encoding translation initiation factor IF-2 (COG:J~BUSCO:EOG09261OIA~EggNog:ENOG503NY0Z): MRKDDDDDWDDEAIDRWERRKQRRAEREPFKQDRREEEPATPGPIFLPEYISFNQLARAMELWSNRFMKDMEDMGFENVTSDTIMTGETAALIAMEYGFEPTVDTGSQRDLRPRPPPEDVAALPGRPPVVTIMGHVDHGKTTLLDWLRKSSIAAQEHGGITQHIGAFVVKMSSGKAITFLDTPGHAAFLSMRQRGASVTDIVVLVVAADDSVMPQTLEALKHATAAKVPIIVAINKVDKEDARVDQVKADLARHGVQIEDFGGDVQVVCVSGKTGQGMNDLEENIITLSEVLDVRAETDGMAEGWILESSVKKDGRTATVLVKRGTLRLGDLIVAGKTWAKIRLLRNEAGAELSEAPPGTPVEILGWRELPVAGEQVLQAPDEGKAKTAVEYRLEMAERLESSKQLAEQEQRQRDKAAAEAAKEASANADGAAADEQTEPKEPGILYQNFTVKADVAGSVEAVCGSVLELGNNEVRPKILRSSAGQISEYDIDHAAASNSVIVNFNVPILPHIKQRAEEAKVQILNRTVIYHIVDDIKATLSNLLPDTVTYRVSGEASIIQIFSINTKKRTFRNIAGCKVRNGAIKKSSRVKVLRKGEVVFDGLIDTLRHVQKDVMEMGKGTECGIGVEGFDDFQVDDQIQTYEEVREKRTL; this comes from the exons ATGCgcaaggacgatgacgacgactgggacgacgaggccattgATCGCTGGGAGCGGAGAAAGCAGCGCCGAGCTGAGAGGGAGCCTTTCAAGCAAGATCGCCGGGAAGAAGAGCCGGCAACACCCGGGCCCATCTTTCTGCCCGAGTACATCAGTTTTAACCAACTGGCTCGGGCCATGGAACTGTGGTCTAACAGATTCATGAAGGACATGGAGGACATGGGATTCGAGAACGTTACGTCGGATACCATCatgacgggcgagacggcggcccTGATTGCCATGGAGTACGGCTTCGAGCCGACCGTAGATACCGGCTCCCAACGAGAcctgcggccgcggccgcctccagaAGACGTCGCAGCACTACCCGGCCGTCCTCCGGTCGTGACCATCATGGGCCACGTTGACCAcggcaagacgacgctgctggacTGGTTGAGGAAGTCCTCCATTGCGGCGCAGGAGCACGGCGGAATCACGCAGCACATCGGCGCATTCGTCGTCAAGATGTCATCAGGCAAGGCCATCACCTTCTTGGACACGCCTGGCCATGCGGCATTCCTCTCCAtgcggcagcgcggggcCAGTGTCACCGACATTGTCGTGCTGGTGGtcgctgccgacgacagcgtcaTGCCGCAGACGCTGGAGGCCCTGAAGCACGCCACTGCCGCCAAGGTCCCCATTATCGTTGCCATCAATAAAGTTGACAAGGAGGATGCTCGCGTCGACCAGGTCAAGGCGGATCTTGCCCGCCACGGCGTCCAGATTGAAGATTTCGGAGGCGACGTGCAGGTCGTGTGTGTCAGCGGCAAGACCGGTCAGGGCATGAACGACCTTGAGGAGAATATCATCACGCTGTCCGAGGTCCTCGATGTGCGCGCCGAGACTGATGGGATGGCGGAGGGCTGGATTCTGGAGTCAAGCGTCAAGAAGGATGGTAGGACGGCGACTGTCCTCGTCAAGCGAGGCACTCTGAGGCTGGGCGATCTCATTGTGGCCGGCAAGACTTGGGCTAAGATCCGCCTGCTGCGGAACGAGGCCGGGGCCGAGCTGTCGGAGGCGCCTCCCGGGACGCCAGTCGAGATTCTTGGGTGGCGCGAACTCCCCGTTGCCGGGGAGCAAGTGCTCCAGGCGCCGGATGAGGGGAAGGCCAAAACAGCGGTCGAGTATCGTCTGGAGATGGCAGAGCGCCTAGAGAGCTCCAAACAGCTCGCCGAAcaggagcagcggcagcgcgacaaggcggctgccgaggcggccaaggaagCTTCCGCGAAcgcagacggcgcggcggcggatgaaCAGACCGAGCCCAAAGAGCCGGGAATCCTGTACCAAAACTTTAccgtcaaggccgacgtGGCGGGCTCGGTCGAGGCAGTGTGCGGcagcgtcctcgagctcggtAACAATGAGGTGCGCCCCAAGATCCTCCGGTCGTCGGCCGGCCAGATCTCCGAATACGACATCGACCACGCGGCCGCGTCCAACAGCGTCATTGTTAACTTCAACGTGCCGATCCTCCCGCACATCaagcagcgcgccgaggaggccaaggtcCAGATCCTGAACCGCACGGTCATCTAccacatcgtcgacgacatcaaggcAACGCTCTCGAACCTGCTGCCGGATACGGTCACGTATCGCGTcagcggcgaggcgagcatTATACAGATCTTCTCCATCAACACGAAGAAGCGGACCTTTAGGAACATTGCCGGTTGCAAAGTACGAAACGGCGCCATCAAGAAGTCGTCGCGCGTCAAGGTGCTTCGCAAAGGCGAGGTTGTATTTGACG GTCTGATTGACACGCTCAGGCACGTCCAAAAGGACGTCATGGAGATGGGCAAGGGCACCGAGTGCGGCATTGGTGTCGAGGGCTTTGACGACTTCCAGGTCGACGACCAGATCCAGACGTACGAGGAAGTCCGGGAGAAGCGGACACTGTAA
- a CDS encoding uncharacterized protein (COG:S~BUSCO:EOG092606AD~EggNog:ENOG503NYAV) encodes MDPTLLIGDIIERDSESRKPVEFPAPKPSPTGFPQHRRRWKPSTSKPPKAGAQPADERSPGPGPSAVPHGASDQTLTQKQAFEEAERRRIDQENQQRLSSMSPQEIAQAQEDIITGLNPALIQRLLQRANIDDQNASSPFDPVPPQPQRALSPPSKIQIETPSKPAATSAPPETTFTSSSARSSKKIAPDYDEDQAPAQIPSDLFPITDQPSSTHFPVPNVPDLDPSDPNFLQTLHEKYFPSLPSDPSKLAWMAPVPTKDSQADKESPYYPHPEIGVSALRFDFRGRFLSPRVSRSIPSTKGLHHHGEAPEAAGYTIAELARLARSAVPAQRCMAYHTLGRILYRLGRGEWGKTEDDPIATGVWVAVKKGRVLESLMEAASGEGGHRGSRAYATEALWLFEKGGWKETHKGR; translated from the coding sequence ATGGATCCGACGCTTCTCATCGGCGACATCATTGAACGTGACTCCGAGTCGAGGAAACCAGTCGAGTTCCCGGCTCCCAAGCCATCGCCCACCGGCTTCCCGCAGCAcaggcgacgatggaagCCGTCAACGTCCAAACCGCCAAAAGCcggcgcccagcccgccgatgAGCGCAGCCCGGGACCCGGCCCTAGCGCCGTCCCTCACGGGGCCTCGGACCAGACTTTGACTCAGAAGCAAGCGTTCGAGGAGGCAGAACGGAGGCGGATCGATCAGGAAAACCAGCAGAGGCTTTCGAGCATGTCGCCCCAGGAAATCGCCCAAGCCCAGGAGGACATCATAACCGGCCTTAATCCTGCACTCATCCAGCGCCTTCTACAGCGCGCCAATATCGACGACCAGAATGCCTCATCACCTTTTGATCCTGTTCCTCCCCAACCGCAACGAGCTCTGTCACCACCTTCGAAAATCCAGATCGAAACTCCGTCGAAACCTGCGGCGACGTCAGCTCCTCCCGAGACAACGTTCacaagctcgtcggcgcgctcaTCCAAGAAGATTGCGCCAGATTACGACGAGGATcaggcgccggcgcaaaTACCATCTGACTTGTTTCCCATCACCGATCAGCCTAGCTCGACACACTTTCCGGTTCCCAACGTACCCGATCTCGATCCGTCCGATCCCAATTTCTTACAAACTCTTCACGAGAAATACTTTCCGAGCCTTCCCTCGGACCCGAGCAAGCTGGCGTGGATGGCGCCGGTACCAACTAAAGACAGTCAGGCAGACAAGGAGTCGCCGTACTACCCGCATCCCGAGATCGGCGTATCTGCGTTGAGGTTTGACTTCAGAGGACGATTTTTGTCGCCCCGAGTCAGCCGGTCAATACCGTCTACAAAAGGCCTGCATCACCATGGTGAGGCTCCAGAGGCAGCCGGGTACACGATCGCGGAATTGGCCCGCCTAGCGAGAAGCGCAGTCCCGGCCCAGCGGTGCATGGCCTATCACACCTTGGGCAGGATACTATACCGGCTCGGGAGGGGCGAATGGGGCAAGACAGAAGATGACCCCATTGCAACGGGGGTCTGGGTCGCGGTCAAGAAGGGTCGCGTATTGGAGAGCTTaatggaggcggcgtcgggcgaAGGGGGCCACCGTGGTAGCCGAGCATATGCAACGGAGGCATTATGGTTGTTTGAAAAGGGGGGTTGGAAAGAGACGCACAAGGGACGGTGA
- a CDS encoding uncharacterized protein (COG:J~EggNog:ENOG503NVIY~BUSCO:EOG0926142H): protein MASPLQFAYRTQKTIGVFDAAPVYTPLAGFTKPEGNLRCSAYSPCGRFFGWASPESVTVVDTSTGHQVLNLPIVNVYELGFSPLGTFVITWERPAKDEAGDATKNLKVWRTVEEGVAASDKQPIGRFVQKQQGGWNLQYTADERYCARLVTNEVQFYESHDLVTVWNKLRVEGAANFALAPGTQNHAVAVFVPERKGQPAVVKVYNVPLFQNPISQKTFFKGDKVQLKWNKRGSGILVLAQTDVDRSGKSYYGETTLYLLSTNGAFDARVTLDKEGPIHDVSWSPNSREFGVVYGYMPAKATIFNDRAVAKHSFPLSPRNTITFSPSSRFVLVAGFGNLAGQIDVYDLEKDYRKVCTIESGNPSVCEWSPDSRYIMTATTSPRLRVDNGVKLWHVGGTIMYNEDMVELYNVVWRPAAPENVAGGDPLTPVPTPHESATAYLGTVKTPSKPAGAYRPPGARGLATPLHFKREDEGGAAHVVSNGTQNVGPNGFGRPRRTVPGAEPVEGSAQGRSVPGAEPVDNDGASKRNKKKRGKKGNQEGKPEAEPNGGASLAPPPHERGPGSGAEGRSPERRGAANGNGRDLRSRSRNNGNRSRSNTQQGPRGNSGFQAQGNATPPPAAQGANAAGADASQNPNAKKVRSLQKKIRAIEDLEMRLAGGEKLEDTQLKKIQTKSTVLKELEVLERE, encoded by the exons ATGGCATCTCCGCTGCAGTTCGCTTACCGGACCCAGAAGACCATTGGCGTCTTCGACGCCGCTCCGGTCTACACACCCCTCGCTGGGTTCACCAAGCCCGAGGGAAACCTGCGGTGCAGCGCGTACTCGCCCTGCGGCCGCTTCTTCGGTTGGGCCTCGCCCGAGTCGGTGACCGTTGTCGACACCTCCACCGGCCATCAGGTCTTGAATCTCCCCATTGTCAACGTCTATGAACTCGGCTTCTCCCCTCTGGGCACATTTGTCATCACCTGGGAGCGGCCCGCCAAGGACGAAGCTGGCGATGCCACCAAGAATCTGAAGGTCTGGCGCacggtggaggagggcgttGCGGCTTCTGACAAGCAGCCAATCGGCCGCTTCGTTCAGAAGCAGCAGGGGGGCTGGAACCTCCAGTACACCGCCGACGAAAGGTActgcgcccgcctcgtcacCAACGAGGTGCAGTTCTACGAGAGCCAcgacctcgtcaccgtcTGGAACAAGCTCCGCGTCGAGGGAGCCGCAAACTTTGCCCTCGCGCCCGGGACCCAGAACCATGCTGTGGCCGTCTTTGTGCCTGAGCGCAAG GGCCAACCGGCTGTTGTGAAGGTTTATAATGTCCCCTTGTTCCAGAATCCCATTTCCCAGAAGACGTTCTTCAAGGGGGACAAGGTTCAGCTTAAATGGAACAAGCGTGGCTCCGGCATCTTGGTGCTGGCCCAGACCGACGTCGACAGGTCTGGCAAAAGCTATTACGGAGAAACGACTCTCTATCTGCTCAGCACCAACGGCGCCTTCGACGCTCGCGTGACGCTCGATAAGGAAGGGCCTATCCACGACGTCTCCTGGTCACCCAACTCTCGCGAGTTTGGCGTCGTGTACGGTTACATGCCGGCCAAGGCGACCATCTTCAACGAccgtgccgtcgccaagCATTCGTTCCCGCTCAGCCCGCGCAACACCATCACCttctcgcccagcagccgcttTGTTCTTGTCGCCGGCTTCGGTAACTTGGCTGGGCAAATTGACGTGTACGACTTGGAAAAGGACTACCGCAAAGTCTGTACGATTGAGAGTGGCAATCCCAGCGTGTGTGAGTGGAGCCCTGACAGCCGTTATATCATGACCGCGACCACCTCGCCCCGCCTTCGCGTGGACAATGGTGTGAAGCTGTGGCATGTCGGTGGTACCATCATGTACAACGAGGATATGGTCGAGTTGTACAATGTCGTCTGgcgacccgccgcccctgagAACGTGGCCGGTGGGGACCCGCTCACGCCTGTGCCCACTCCCCACGAGTCGGCCACGGCATACCTCGGAACGGTCAAGACCCCCAGCAAGCCCGCTGGCGCTTACCGGCCCCCTGGTGCTCGTGGTCTCGCCACGCCTCTGCACTTCAAGCGagaggatgagggcggcgctgcccacGTCGTGAGCAACGGGACGCAAAATGTCGGTCCCAACGGCTttggccggcctcgccgaaCAGTGCCGGGCGCGGAGCCGGTTGAGGGGTCCGCGCAGGGGAGAAGCGTTCCTGGAGCTGAGCCTGTCGATAATGATGGCGCGTCCAAGCGaaacaagaagaagcgagGCAAGAAGGGCAATCAGGAGGGCAAGCCTGAGGCGGAACCCAACGGCGGTGCTAGCctcgcccctcctcctcacgaGCGCGGTCCCGGGTCCGGGGCCGAGGGCCGTAGCCcggagcggcgcggcgcggctaATGGCAACGGGCGCGACCTCCGTAGTCGGTCCAGAAACAACGGCaaccgcagccgcagcaacaCACAGCAAGGTCCTCGTGGAAATTCTGGGTTTCAGGCCCAAGGCAACGcgaccccgccgcctgcagctcagggcgccaacgccgcaGGTGCCGACGCCTCGCAAAACCCCAACGCCAAAAAGGTTCGGAGCCTCCAGAAGAAGATTCGCGCCATTGAGGACCTTGAGAtgcgcctcgcgggcggcgagaagctggaggATACGCAGCTAAAGAAGATTCAGACCAAGTCGACGGTGCTGAAGGAGCTGGAGGTGTTGGAGAGGGAGTGA
- the HPC2 gene encoding HIR complex subunit (COG:S~EggNog:ENOG503P14K), with amino-acid sequence MADAGDTSRYESSAGDLSSPPSGSLSEPGSPPRSKSALNMERGEIVVGDDSRQSASSSSAQPPAQRQITFQQYQQPSGSSSTTSGRQPAPKRYELIDGQWVQLTAAGVPRKKPGRKPGSVVKPKTAGDGTDQPKVRKPRKPRDPNAPPVQRKRKTAPTSDVDTDGDSSRLVAVSPPTSGTTIHASSQHHGQHQQQSTEHRYSPKMPKREGYPSSMQSILNADPPANTATTSTVPVRSSGLSYDPIRGNYDPVRETITSHNTNTHPSASGSPRGPTQLAHRSPSIASMLEPQAPAMTSPSQSHQGFQSSAAQSRLHGHESGSMPPSPSYRPTSTPTPASRQGPSETKRDAPARPAPVSRPVVNQANFTTISNGPVRKADKTQTGVSTPKTDNLDDLAQDSEGRSILDFGKAKPGEEFEAPSIVLHIPIKTGETNKYVNFMRMAEDRYGWDALHPRLAANRDRKARIAAAAASLEKAESGRESGDEMSVDLSDGEASNPENGGTSGPDAQAKPKKKRNFKEDQYDVDDDFVDDSELLWEAQAAASRDGFFVYSGPLVPEVEKPPAGHDGPPKRGRGSRGGRGSRGGSTRGGGTGRGGGPGSRGGSITRKPRITKSEKLQREKEKAERETMAQLSKTPTNGYVLQPTTPSFTVSELGA; translated from the exons ATGGCTGATGCTGGCGACACGTCACGATACGAATCGTCAGCTGGGGATCTTTCGTCGCCTCCTTCAGGCTCCCTATCCGAACCCGGCTCCCCGCCGCGTTCCAAATCAGCGCTCAACATGGAGCGTGGAGAGAttgtcgttggcgacgactcgcgccagtcagcgtcgtcgtcgtcggcgcaaCCGCCTGCCCAGCGCCAAATTACCTTCCAACAGTACCAGCAGCCCTCgggctccagcagcaccaccagcggccgACAGCCGGCCCCGAAACGCTACGAGCTCATCGACGGTCAGTGGGTTCAgctcacggccgccggcgtcccGCGGAAGAAGCCTGGACGCAAGCCGGGCTCCGTCGTGAAgcccaagacggccggcgatggcacCGACCAGCCCAAAGTTCGCAAGCCCCGGAAGCCTCGAGATCCCAACGCCCCGCCAGTCCAGCGCAAGCGCAAGACGGCTCCTACTTCGGATGTCGACACCGATGGCGACTCGTctcggctcgtcgccgtctccccGCCCACGTCAGGCACCACAATACATGCCTCGTCTCAGCATCATGgtcagcatcagcaacaaTCTACTGAACATCGCTATTCCCCCAAGATGCCCAAGCGCGAGGGTTATCCCAGTTCGATGCAGAGCATCCTTAATGCCGACCCGCCTGCCAATACAGCGACCACCAGCACCGTCCCCGTCCGTAGCAGCGGCCTCAGCTATGACCCCATTCGTGGCAACTACGATCCGGTGCGCGAGACAATCACTTCGCATAACACGAACACGCACCCGTCTGCCTCAGGCTCTCCGCGTGGACCCACCCAACTTGCCCACCGGTCACCCTCTATCGCGAGCATGCTGGAGCCTCAAGCTCCAGCCATGACCTCGCCTAGTCAGTCGCATCAGGGCTTCCAGTCGAGTGCGGCGCAGTCCCGACTGCACGGCCACGAGTCCGGATCGATgcctccctcgccctcgtATAGGCCTACGTCGACACCCACCCCTGCTTCGCGCCAGGGGCCGTCCGAGACGAAGCGAGATGCCCCGGCTCGACCGGCGCCTGTCTCCCGCCCCGTTGTGAACCAAGCCAACTTCACTACCATTTCCAATGGCCCAGTGCGCAAAGCTGACAAGACCCAAACGGGAGTCTCGACCCCGAAGACGGACAACTTGGACGATTTGGCGCAAGATAGCGAGGGACGGTCGATACTCGATTTTGGCAAGGCCAAGCCTGGCGAGGAATTCGAGGCCCCAAGTATCGTGCTTCATATCCCCATTAAGACTGGTGAGACGAACAAGTACGTCAATTTCATGCGTATGGCCGAGGACCGCTACGGTTGGGACGCCCTGCATCCTCGACTTGCTGCCAACCGAGATCGAAaggcgcgcatcgccgccgccgccgcgtcgctggAGAAGGCCGAGTCGGGGCGTGAATCGGGTGACGAGATGTCGGTTGATCTTTCTGATGGAGAGGCTAGCAACCCGGAAAATGGCGGCACGAGTGGACCTGATGCGCAGGCGAAACCTAAGAAGAAGCGAAATTTCAAGGAGGACCAGTatgacgtcgacgacgatttTGTGGACGACTCGGAGCTCCTCTGGGAGGCCCAGGCTGCTGCGAGCAGGGATGGCTTCTTCGTCTACTCGGGCCCCTTGGTCCCTGAGGTAGAAAAGCCTCCGGCAGG ACACGACGGACCTCCTAAGCGTGGTCGCGGTAGCCGCGGCGGTCGTGGTAGCCGAGGAGGCTCAacgagaggcggcggcactggCCGCGGGGGTGGCCCTGGTtctcgcggcggctccatTACTCGAAAACCACGAATCACCAAATCCGAGAAGCTCCAGCGTgagaaggagaaggcggAGCGTGAGACCATGGCGCAGCTGTCGAAGACCCCTACCAACGGTTACGTGTTGCAGCCGACAACTCCGTCCTTCACAGTCAGCGAACTTGGTGCTTAG
- the TSR3 gene encoding ribosome biogenesis protein tsr3 (COG:S~BUSCO:EOG092656RK~EggNog:ENOG503NUW8), whose product MVRHKKDFAGRGKKSGYRGGGASRGPPRQHQHQHDDDNDNHASSSSSSSQPVFKAACWDLGHCDPKRCSGKKLMKLGLMRDLHLGQRHNGVIITPNGKQVVSPADRDLMDQYGAAVVECSWARTGEIQWSKVGGKCERLLPYLVAANTVNYGKPWRLNCVEALAAAFCICGHTDWAEQILAPFSYGRSFLDINASVLRRYAACADAAEVKKTEAEWMERLEKEYTESREQGAGDDMWTSGNTNHMPQLSSSDDGEDDDDDDDDDDDEEGDDDQDARSNASVDGIYLGKRPLDPKPGEAPAAQNEESQRPRDPFDISDDSDDEAAMAEIRRKVLASKTFSNPNPDRDELRDPEAGDGRDRKPATIPRPQQRHQYKADLEIRPDSDNSDHSDGSGLGGGDGHDDDGGDDDDDDEFDHIIEATPVTDKIGLAKLEKERRQATTTSRTYSSNVVSAPNRW is encoded by the coding sequence ATGGTCCGGCACAAAAAAGACTTTGCCGGGCGTGGCAAGAAGTCCGGAtatcgcggcggcggtgccagcAGAGGGCCTCCCCGCCAACATCAACAccaacacgacgacgacaacgacaaccatgcctcctcctcctcctcctcctcccaacCGGTCTTCAAGGCCGCCTGCTGGGATCTCGGCCACTGCGACCCCAAGCGCTGCTCCGGCAAGAAGCTCATGAAGCTGGGCCTCATGCGCGACCTGCACCTGGGCCAGCGCCACAacggcgtcatcatcacgcccaacggcaagcaggtcgtctcgcccgccgaccgCGACCTCATGGACCAgtacggcgccgccgtcgtcgagtgcTCGTGGGCCCGCACCGGCGAGATCCAGTGGAGCAAGGTCGGCGGCAAGTGCGAGCGCCTGCTGCCctacctcgtcgccgccaacacgGTCAACTACGGCAAGCCCTGGCGCCTCAACTGCGtcgaagccctcgccgctgccttcTGCATCTGCGGCCATACGGACTGGGCCGAGCAGATCCTCGCGCCCTTCTCCTACGGCAGGTCCTTCCTCGACATTAACGCCAGCGTCCTGAGGCGCtacgccgcctgcgccgacgccgccgaggtcaaAAAGACGGAGGCGGAGTGGATGGAACGCCTGGAGAAGGAGTACACCGAGAGCAGGGAGCAGggcgccggtgacgacaTGTGGACGAGCGGGAATACCAACCACATGCCGCAGCTGTCATCAtctgacgacggcgaggatgatgacgatgatgatgatgatgatgatgatgaagaaggcgatgacgaccaGGATGCCCGCTCCAACGCCAGCGTAGACGGCATATACCTAGGCAAGCGGCCTCTCGATCCAAAACCGGGAGAGGCTCCAGCCGCGCAGAACGAGGAGAGCCAAAGGCCTAGGGACCCCTTCGACATctccgacgacagcgacgatgaagccgccatggccgagatCCGCCGCAAGGTCCTCGCCTCCAAGACTTTTTCCAACCCCAACCCCGACCGCGACGAGCTCCGTGACcccgaggcgggcgatggccgcgacaggaagccggcgacgatACCGCgcccccagcagcggcaccagtACAAGGCCGACCTCGAGATCCGGCCCGACTCGGACAACAGCGATCACAGCGACGGgagcggcctcggcggcggggatggccatgacgacgatggtggcgacgacgatgatgacgacgagttTGACCACATCATCGAGGCTACGCCCGTGACGGACAAAATTgggctggccaagctggaaAAGGAGCGGAGGCAggcgaccaccaccagcaggacGTACTCGTCCAACGTGGTGTCTGCGCCGAACAGGTGGTAG